In one window of Bacteroidales bacterium DNA:
- a CDS encoding T9SS type A sorting domain-containing protein, with amino-acid sequence MLIPSNAPDLRGTLKQWNTGTMEPDESPFLSDTVMISAIEKEDVLPNAMIRDVLAVNPQAPKSKKVMDALDQRQDTIPDYMMEEIMQGLNTYGAKELLEQELGSHISKRDRAWSNLNLYYKNDTANFGQAIDSLIVLHQNENRLNSRYNLAFMHIDQSDSSNAFNILSTIPTEFDLSAQELSTHNLYLDLFDILWQIKSDTTELDSVQVQALFEIALAYHVLPGVYASNLLLKERLLNYNEPVYLNDVLKSATAPVKKPKIDINTKHLSVFPNPAGNYFITQYDLSEHQSPGILTISDINGKELQAMQLKDTQNQIVIPTQGYAAEIYLIRLFSGNYFIDSQKITIIK; translated from the coding sequence ATGCTGATTCCTTCGAATGCACCGGATTTACGCGGAACACTGAAACAATGGAACACTGGAACAATGGAACCGGATGAATCCCCATTTTTATCTGATACGGTAATGATCTCTGCAATTGAGAAGGAAGATGTCTTACCAAATGCTATGATCAGGGATGTCCTGGCAGTAAATCCACAAGCTCCTAAATCCAAAAAGGTCATGGATGCTTTGGATCAGCGTCAAGATACCATTCCGGACTATATGATGGAGGAGATCATGCAGGGATTAAATACTTACGGAGCCAAAGAATTACTGGAACAAGAACTTGGAAGTCATATCTCTAAAAGAGACAGGGCGTGGTCAAACCTTAACCTTTATTATAAAAACGATACGGCAAATTTCGGGCAAGCTATTGATAGTTTAATAGTTTTGCATCAAAATGAAAACAGATTAAACTCCAGGTATAATCTTGCTTTTATGCATATCGACCAGTCTGATTCATCAAATGCATTTAATATCTTGAGTACCATTCCGACCGAGTTTGATCTTTCTGCCCAAGAATTATCGACCCACAACCTCTACCTGGATCTTTTCGATATCCTCTGGCAAATAAAAAGTGATACAACTGAATTGGATAGCGTTCAGGTACAGGCTTTATTTGAAATTGCTTTAGCTTATCATGTCCTTCCCGGTGTCTATGCATCGAATTTATTGTTAAAAGAAAGATTATTGAACTATAACGAACCAGTATATTTAAACGATGTGCTTAAATCTGCCACCGCTCCTGTCAAAAAGCCAAAAATTGATATAAATACTAAACATTTAAGTGTATTTCCCAACCCTGCAGGCAATTATTTTATTACCCAGTATGATCTCTCCGAACACCAATCTCCGGGAATATTGACTATTTCGGATATTAATGGAAAAGAATTACAAGCCATGCAATTGAAGGATACACAAAATCAAATAGTCATTCCTACACAAGGATATGCGGCCGAGATTTACCTAATCAGACTCTTTAGCGGAAATTATTTTATTGATTCTCAAAAAATAACCATTATTAAGTAA